A DNA window from Aestuariispira ectoiniformans contains the following coding sequences:
- a CDS encoding DUF3309 domain-containing protein: MNLGLILILLLVLLLVGALPTWPHSRSWGYYPTGGLGIVLIIVLVLLLLGRI; this comes from the coding sequence ATGAACCTTGGACTTATCCTAATCCTCTTACTGGTTCTCTTGCTTGTCGGCGCCTTGCCGACATGGCCCCATAGCAGAAGTTGGGGCTATTACCCGACCGGCGGCCTCGGCATCGTTCTGATCATCGTGCTTGTGCTATTATTGCTCGGGCGAATATAG
- a CDS encoding BON domain-containing protein encodes MTNILRAAAFSLISVFALGACAETQTSESTGEYVDNTAITTKVKTAILKDPDLKVMQINVKTYKDVVQLSGFVDTAEMKVKAGALANNVAGVSSVRNDLLVK; translated from the coding sequence ATGACTAACATTCTCAGAGCAGCAGCATTCTCCCTGATATCGGTATTCGCGCTTGGCGCCTGTGCGGAAACTCAGACAAGCGAAAGCACCGGCGAATATGTCGACAACACTGCAATCACCACCAAGGTCAAGACTGCAATCCTGAAAGACCCCGACTTGAAGGTGATGCAGATTAACGTCAAGACATACAAGGACGTCGTCCAATTAAGCGGCTTCGTCGATACTGCTGAAATGAAAGTCAAAGCCGGTGCGCTAGCAAATAATGTTGCTGGCGTTTCATCGGTACGGAACGACCTGCTCGTCAAATAG
- the nhaA gene encoding Na+/H+ antiporter NhaA → MNDQNDTHLPREIVDYVTRPFLRFLKVEAAAGGLLFLSALLALVLANSTWSGSFLQFWEMPIGLHMGKLDFTRSLRHWINDGLMTFFFFVISLELKRELILGELRNFRVAALPLAAALGGMLIPASLYLFVMWDKPGMHGWGTVMATDTAFVIGCLAIFGSRIPSALRLFLLSLAIFDDVGAILVVAIGYGGPLNWAAVGASIFGLAVVAGCARFGIRNISIYVLLGGIVWLCLDASGIHATIAGVLLGLMTPTLVWVSDSRLRAILGRTLANPQGDHWSGDTAERHDLRRAGKAVTESLSPVERLEIALHPWVGFVVMPVFALANTGVAVSTVDFGQVVSIAIFTGLVIGKPVGVLGFTWLAVHLRLAVRSQGLSWPFLVAGAFLTGIGFTMSLFIAGLAYPPSLLNAAKLAILAGSIVSAVIGISILFMLTFMQRRPPDNS, encoded by the coding sequence ATGAATGATCAAAACGATACTCATCTTCCTCGTGAGATCGTTGATTATGTCACAAGGCCGTTCCTGCGGTTTCTGAAAGTTGAGGCCGCGGCAGGAGGATTATTGTTTCTTTCTGCACTCCTGGCATTGGTGCTGGCCAACTCCACCTGGTCCGGTTCGTTCCTGCAATTTTGGGAAATGCCCATAGGATTGCATATGGGAAAGCTGGATTTCACCCGTTCCTTGCGACATTGGATCAATGACGGGCTGATGACCTTCTTTTTTTTCGTGATCTCACTGGAACTCAAGCGAGAGCTTATTCTTGGTGAATTGAGGAATTTTCGGGTCGCGGCTCTTCCTCTGGCTGCGGCTTTGGGCGGCATGCTCATTCCGGCTTCGCTATATCTGTTTGTCATGTGGGACAAACCGGGTATGCACGGCTGGGGCACCGTGATGGCAACCGACACCGCCTTTGTTATTGGTTGTCTTGCGATATTTGGCTCCCGCATTCCATCCGCCCTACGACTGTTTCTGTTGTCGCTTGCCATTTTTGACGATGTCGGCGCAATCCTTGTTGTTGCCATCGGATATGGCGGCCCACTGAATTGGGCAGCGGTCGGGGCGAGTATCTTTGGGCTTGCCGTGGTCGCAGGATGCGCCCGGTTTGGAATCCGGAATATTTCCATTTACGTCCTGCTCGGCGGCATAGTCTGGCTGTGCCTTGATGCATCGGGCATTCACGCAACAATTGCCGGTGTCCTGCTTGGGTTAATGACGCCGACACTGGTTTGGGTGAGCGATTCACGTCTACGGGCGATCCTAGGGCGCACCCTCGCCAATCCGCAGGGCGACCACTGGAGCGGGGACACCGCGGAGCGTCACGATCTTCGGCGGGCAGGCAAGGCGGTTACCGAATCGCTTTCCCCGGTTGAACGCCTGGAAATAGCCCTGCACCCATGGGTCGGATTTGTGGTTATGCCGGTGTTTGCCTTGGCCAATACCGGGGTGGCGGTTTCGACTGTGGATTTCGGGCAGGTGGTCTCAATTGCGATTTTTACTGGATTGGTTATTGGAAAACCGGTTGGCGTATTGGGATTTACATGGCTTGCCGTGCATTTGAGGCTGGCAGTGCGAAGCCAAGGACTGAGCTGGCCGTTTCTTGTGGCTGGCGCCTTCTTGACCGGTATCGGCTTCACAATGTCCTTATTCATCGCCGGCCTCGCTTACCCCCCATCGTTACTCAATGCCGCCAAACTTGCGATACTCGCCGGGTCAATCGTCTCAGCGGTAATTGGGATCTCGATCCTGTTCATGCTGACCTTCATGCAACGCAGGCCGCCAGACAACAGCTGA